In the Oryza glaberrima chromosome 6, OglaRS2, whole genome shotgun sequence genome, one interval contains:
- the LOC127775539 gene encoding NAC domain-containing protein 75-like isoform X3, whose product MDGVVAEDQAGGGGGGHRRLIGSRIEEHRKYMSEESCCPRCGHKIDRKLDWVGLPAGVKFDPTDQELIEHLEAKVRPGGEAAAHPLIDEFIPTIEGEDGICYTHPEKLPGVSKDGLSRHFFHRPSKAYTTGTRKRRKIQPPAAAASSSGGGGNASSSSSASAAAAVARHGHQQQQQQQRSETRWHKTGKTRAVVGGGRQRGCKKILVLYTNFGKHRKPEKTNWVMHQYHLGEAEEERDGELVVSKIFYQTQPRQCAAADAAATASASAVDRRTTSGRDRAAAAAAAAAAAAPMASANVSVAAFHGGAAGIDEFSFAQFRSSFEEAGMGASSSDHQSAMVDQRRQQQQHDDDEHDHRRGGGGHHYVGQQQSVAATFHVVSSPADPIARLMSPPPAHQGTVMLRQPEPPYIYHNQKMISRRMNGHTNRESLMGGRPLVLDWRR is encoded by the exons ATGGATGGTGTGGTAGCAGAAGATcaagcaggcggcggcggcggcggtcaccGCCGCCTCATCGGATCGAGGATCGAGGAGCACCGCAAGTACATGTCGGAGGAGAGCTGCTGCCCGAGGTGCGGCCACAAGATCGACCGGAAGCTG GACTGGGTGGGGCTACCGGCCGGTGTGAAGTTCGATCCGACGGATCAGGAGCTGATTGAGCATCTCGAGGCGAAAGTCCggcccggcggcgaggcggcggcgcacccgcTCATCGACGAGTTCATACCCACCATTGAAGGGGAGGATGGAATCTGCTACACCCACCCTGAGAAATTGCCAG GTGTCAGCAAGGACGGCCTGAGCAGGCACTTCTTCCACCGCCCATCCAAGGCCTACACCACCGGCACCCGCAAGCGCCGCAAGATccagccgccggcggccgccgcctcgtcgagcggcggcggtggcaacgcgtcgtcgtcgtcgtcggcgtcggcggcggcggcggtggcgcgccatggccatcagcagcagcagcagcagcagaggagcGAGACGCGGTGGCACAAGACCGGGAAGACgcgggcggtggtgggcggtggGCGTCAGCGCGGGTGCAAGAAGATCCTGGTGCTCTACACCAACTTCGGGAAGCACCGCAAGCCGGAGAAGACCAACTGGGTGATGCACCAGTACCACCTcggcgaggccgaggaggagcgcgacggcgagctcgtcgtctCCAAGATCTTCTACCAGACGCAGCCCAGgcagtgcgccgccgccgacgccgccgccaccgcctccgcctcggctgTAGATAGGAGGACAACGTCGGGGAGGgaccgtgcggcggcggctgccgccgcagctgcagcggcggcgccaaTGGCTTCCGCTAACGTCAGCGTGGCCGCattccacggcggcgccgccggcattgATGAATTCAGCTTCGCGCAGTTCAGGAGTAGCTTCGAGGAG GCGGGAATGGGAGCGTCGTCGTCGGATCACCAAAGTGCTATGGTTGatcagcggcggcagcagcagcagcacgacgacgacgagcacgaccaccggcgcggcggcggcggccaccactaCGTCGGGCAGCAGCAGAGCGTCGCGGCGACGTTCCACGTCGTCAGCTCGCCGGCGGACCCCATAGCCAGGctgatgtcgccgccgccggctcaccAGGGCACCGTCATGCTCCGGCAGCCGGAGCCGCCGTATATTTACCATAACCAG AAAATGATCAGCAGGAGGATGAACGGCCACACCAACCGCGAAAGTTTGATGGGAGGTCGACCTCTGGTTCTGGACTGGAGGAGGTGA
- the LOC127775539 gene encoding NAC domain-containing protein 75-like isoform X1, with the protein MDGVVAEDQAGGGGGGHRRLIGSRIEEHRKYMSEESCCPRCGHKIDRKLDWVGLPAGVKFDPTDQELIEHLEAKVRPGGEAAAHPLIDEFIPTIEGEDGICYTHPEKLPGVSKDGLSRHFFHRPSKAYTTGTRKRRKIQPPAAAASSSGGGGNASSSSSASAAAAVARHGHQQQQQQQRSETRWHKTGKTRAVVGGGRQRGCKKILVLYTNFGKHRKPEKTNWVMHQYHLGEAEEERDGELVVSKIFYQTQPRQCAAADAAATASASAVDRRTTSGRDRAAAAAAAAAAAAPMASANVSVAAFHGGAAGIDEFSFAQFRSSFEEAGMGASSSDHQSAMVDQRRQQQQHDDDEHDHRRGGGGHHYVGQQQSVAATFHVVSSPADPIARLMSPPPAHQGTVMLRQPEPPYIYHNQQEDERPHQPRKFDGRSTSGSGLEEVIMGCTSRRSKGGETSGGKDGTEWQYPSFWPSDSQDHHG; encoded by the exons ATGGATGGTGTGGTAGCAGAAGATcaagcaggcggcggcggcggcggtcaccGCCGCCTCATCGGATCGAGGATCGAGGAGCACCGCAAGTACATGTCGGAGGAGAGCTGCTGCCCGAGGTGCGGCCACAAGATCGACCGGAAGCTG GACTGGGTGGGGCTACCGGCCGGTGTGAAGTTCGATCCGACGGATCAGGAGCTGATTGAGCATCTCGAGGCGAAAGTCCggcccggcggcgaggcggcggcgcacccgcTCATCGACGAGTTCATACCCACCATTGAAGGGGAGGATGGAATCTGCTACACCCACCCTGAGAAATTGCCAG GTGTCAGCAAGGACGGCCTGAGCAGGCACTTCTTCCACCGCCCATCCAAGGCCTACACCACCGGCACCCGCAAGCGCCGCAAGATccagccgccggcggccgccgcctcgtcgagcggcggcggtggcaacgcgtcgtcgtcgtcgtcggcgtcggcggcggcggcggtggcgcgccatggccatcagcagcagcagcagcagcagaggagcGAGACGCGGTGGCACAAGACCGGGAAGACgcgggcggtggtgggcggtggGCGTCAGCGCGGGTGCAAGAAGATCCTGGTGCTCTACACCAACTTCGGGAAGCACCGCAAGCCGGAGAAGACCAACTGGGTGATGCACCAGTACCACCTcggcgaggccgaggaggagcgcgacggcgagctcgtcgtctCCAAGATCTTCTACCAGACGCAGCCCAGgcagtgcgccgccgccgacgccgccgccaccgcctccgcctcggctgTAGATAGGAGGACAACGTCGGGGAGGgaccgtgcggcggcggctgccgccgcagctgcagcggcggcgccaaTGGCTTCCGCTAACGTCAGCGTGGCCGCattccacggcggcgccgccggcattgATGAATTCAGCTTCGCGCAGTTCAGGAGTAGCTTCGAGGAG GCGGGAATGGGAGCGTCGTCGTCGGATCACCAAAGTGCTATGGTTGatcagcggcggcagcagcagcagcacgacgacgacgagcacgaccaccggcgcggcggcggcggccaccactaCGTCGGGCAGCAGCAGAGCGTCGCGGCGACGTTCCACGTCGTCAGCTCGCCGGCGGACCCCATAGCCAGGctgatgtcgccgccgccggctcaccAGGGCACCGTCATGCTCCGGCAGCCGGAGCCGCCGTATATTTACCATAACCAG CAGGAGGATGAACGGCCACACCAACCGCGAAAGTTTGATGGGAGGTCGACCTCTGGTTCTGGACTGGAGGAGGTGATCATGGGCTGCACCTCAAGGAGGTCCAAAGGAGGG gAAACATCAGGTGGTAAGGATGGCACAGAATGGCAGTACCCATCCTTCTGGCCATCTGACAGCCAGGATCATCATGGGTAA
- the LOC127775539 gene encoding NAC domain-containing protein 75-like isoform X2 has protein sequence MDGVVAEDQAGGGGGGHRRLIGSRIEEHRKYMSEESCCPRCGHKIDRKLDWVGLPAGVKFDPTDQELIEHLEAKVRPGGEAAAHPLIDEFIPTIEGEDGICYTHPEKLPGVSKDGLSRHFFHRPSKAYTTGTRKRRKIQPPAAAASSSGGGGNASSSSSASAAAAVARHGHQQQQQQQRSETRWHKTGKTRAVVGGGRQRGCKKILVLYTNFGKHRKPEKTNWVMHQYHLGEAEEERDGELVVSKIFYQTQPRQCAAADAAATASASAVDRRTTSGRDRAAAAAAAAAAAAPMASANVSVAAFHGGAAGIDEFSFAQFRSSFEEAGMGASSSDHQSAMVDQRRQQQQHDDDEHDHRRGGGGHHYVGQQQSVAATFHVVSSPADPIARLMSPPPAHQGTVMLRQPEPPYIYHNQEDERPHQPRKFDGRSTSGSGLEEVIMGCTSRRSKGGETSGGKDGTEWQYPSFWPSDSQDHHG, from the exons ATGGATGGTGTGGTAGCAGAAGATcaagcaggcggcggcggcggcggtcaccGCCGCCTCATCGGATCGAGGATCGAGGAGCACCGCAAGTACATGTCGGAGGAGAGCTGCTGCCCGAGGTGCGGCCACAAGATCGACCGGAAGCTG GACTGGGTGGGGCTACCGGCCGGTGTGAAGTTCGATCCGACGGATCAGGAGCTGATTGAGCATCTCGAGGCGAAAGTCCggcccggcggcgaggcggcggcgcacccgcTCATCGACGAGTTCATACCCACCATTGAAGGGGAGGATGGAATCTGCTACACCCACCCTGAGAAATTGCCAG GTGTCAGCAAGGACGGCCTGAGCAGGCACTTCTTCCACCGCCCATCCAAGGCCTACACCACCGGCACCCGCAAGCGCCGCAAGATccagccgccggcggccgccgcctcgtcgagcggcggcggtggcaacgcgtcgtcgtcgtcgtcggcgtcggcggcggcggcggtggcgcgccatggccatcagcagcagcagcagcagcagaggagcGAGACGCGGTGGCACAAGACCGGGAAGACgcgggcggtggtgggcggtggGCGTCAGCGCGGGTGCAAGAAGATCCTGGTGCTCTACACCAACTTCGGGAAGCACCGCAAGCCGGAGAAGACCAACTGGGTGATGCACCAGTACCACCTcggcgaggccgaggaggagcgcgacggcgagctcgtcgtctCCAAGATCTTCTACCAGACGCAGCCCAGgcagtgcgccgccgccgacgccgccgccaccgcctccgcctcggctgTAGATAGGAGGACAACGTCGGGGAGGgaccgtgcggcggcggctgccgccgcagctgcagcggcggcgccaaTGGCTTCCGCTAACGTCAGCGTGGCCGCattccacggcggcgccgccggcattgATGAATTCAGCTTCGCGCAGTTCAGGAGTAGCTTCGAGGAG GCGGGAATGGGAGCGTCGTCGTCGGATCACCAAAGTGCTATGGTTGatcagcggcggcagcagcagcagcacgacgacgacgagcacgaccaccggcgcggcggcggcggccaccactaCGTCGGGCAGCAGCAGAGCGTCGCGGCGACGTTCCACGTCGTCAGCTCGCCGGCGGACCCCATAGCCAGGctgatgtcgccgccgccggctcaccAGGGCACCGTCATGCTCCGGCAGCCGGAGCCGCCGTATATTTACCATAACCAG GAGGATGAACGGCCACACCAACCGCGAAAGTTTGATGGGAGGTCGACCTCTGGTTCTGGACTGGAGGAGGTGATCATGGGCTGCACCTCAAGGAGGTCCAAAGGAGGG gAAACATCAGGTGGTAAGGATGGCACAGAATGGCAGTACCCATCCTTCTGGCCATCTGACAGCCAGGATCATCATGGGTAA